One Plasmodium cynomolgi strain B DNA, scaffold: 0446, whole genome shotgun sequence genomic window carries:
- a CDS encoding CYIR protein (putative;~vir-type antigen) gives TPDSRASVTTTSTPAAKGSISSTVPIDTERLAAPVVVEAERRKSLGPQTLVKPGQDVQRESSYNSNNGRHIETATITDVSSASETLYEKLDSNTIKNMIVAAAVLGIIFFLFFYNKVITYYFLKYKNIILEATFLFFFKCIVIS, from the coding sequence ACACCGGATAGCAGAGCTTCAGTAACTACAACAAGTACACCAGCTGCAAAAGGTTCAATAAGCTCAACAGTTCCAATAGACACAGAACGTTTAGCAGCTCCAGTGGTTGTAGAAGCAGAACGTAGAAAATCTTTGGGTCCCCAAACACTGGTGAAGCCTGGGCAGGACGTTCAGAGAGAATCTTCATATAATTCAAACAATGGGAGACATATAGAGACTGCGACAATTACGGATGTTTCTAGTGCTTCAGAAACGTTATATGAAAAGTTAGATTCAAatactattaaaaatatgatcgtGGCTGCAGCAGTACTTGGAATaatattcttcctttttttttacaataaagtaattacttattattttttaaaatataagaatattatattagaagctacatttttatttttttttaaatgtatagtTATAagcta